The window GAGAATTTTCTAATGGTTGATCTTTGTTctgaaaaaattattgaaaaaaaaattgactgtTTGATGATTTCTTTCATTTAGTATAAAATTCTTCTCAATGTTTATCTTGAAGAATTACAcatctcttttatatatttctagTTATACTCAAatgtttattttagattaaaatttgatttttttattaataaatatgtaattgttaaaattttaaaatataagtaactaataatataatattttgaataaataggtaaataatatataaatgaaattcatAATGTTAGTTTGTAAATATctagttttagtttttttttttcaattggaTAACAGATCAATCAATTTTTAGTGATTATATGTATTAatagtatattaaaaaaaataatagtcaaataattaaaaaaaaaaaggtattaAAAGATTTATCTGCACATAATTATCTTTTAACAGGTAAGTTTAAATGTCagtaaaaaatactttttaccCACACAAGTTTATTCTTTAACGACACAGTTCATATGTCAGTAAATATTTATAGGCGCATAATCCTTTTACCGGCATAAATTCATGTGTTGTGATAGGTCTTTGCCGACTccatttttacttaaaatatcttagaaatataaaatttacacCCAATTCCATGCAAACATGACACGATTATATAGACAAGTTGGTTCATATAACGAATACTTAAAGAACAATGAATCACAAAATGAAGCTACACTTATATATTATGATACAATTATTAATATCACTGTCGGAAAAAcctaaataagtatttaatatcACAATTTCATCATAGAAAACGAGTAAGCCAATTAAAGAAATACAGTTTTAATCAATCCAATACTGAAGACATATTCTAATAGATTCATACTCAAACATCATCATCTTGACCTTGTGAACATTCATCGTATTGAGTTAGAAGCTCCACCACTTCGCTCATTGCCGGCCTTTTATCACGGTCTTCAAGAACACACATTAAAGCAACTCTCATCAACCTTTCCACCTTCTCTTTGTCATATTCACCTCCAATACTCGGATCTAGCACTTCCATAATCTTCCCTTCTTTCATCTTCTCCCTCACCCAATCCACCAAGAGATAATATTGATCATCATCTTTTTTCAAATGATTATGACCTTTGTGTTTTAATACCGAGCTAAGCGAACCTTCATGTTGATCATCGTCTTGCTTCATCACTACCGGAAACCAAGCCCTCTTCCCACTTATAAGCTCCAACAAGACAATCCCATAACTATATACATCTGCTTTGGCATTTATCGTTTGATTCTTCATCCATTCCGGCGCTAGGTAACCTCTAGTTCCACGAACCCTCGAGAAACTTGTATCATTAACTTCACTATTGTCTTTCAAAAGTTTTGACATGCCAAAATCCGCCACTTTCGCTTCATGTCGTTCGTCTAGCAATATGTTTTGAGGCTTTACATCACAATGTAAAATCCATTCGAGACATTCTTCGTGTATGTACAACAATCCTTTGGCGGTTCCTAATGCAATGTTATATCTCTTATCAAAGTCCAAACTCGAAAGGTTCTTGTCCAATGAACCATTCTCCATATATTCATACACAAGAAGTTTTTGATCATCATCTACACAAAATCCCCACAACTTCACCAAATTCTTATGGTTAAGCTTCCCTATAATGCTTACCTCTGCCCAAAATTCAGCTTCACCTTGCAAAACGCCTTCGAGTCTCTTCACGGCTACGACTCTTCCGTTGTCTATAACCCCTTTATAAACGGTCCCGAATCCTCCCTTTCCGATCTCTTCCTTAAAGTTCTGAGTCGCTCGTTTGAGCTCAGCCAAACTGAACCGCTTAAATCCCATGGCAAGTAAAATGTAACCCATGTTCTCAAATTCTTCATGAATATGTCTTGGGAAGATTAACCGCCATCCTATGACAATACAAATAGTTTCAATGACAGCAAAAGAACCGACAAATGCAATCAAGTATTTAATATACGGATTCTTTTGTCCTTGATCATCGTAGTATAGAACGTTACGGACGTTTAGGTCAAGAACTTTCATGGAGCAATTCAAACCGGATAATAGCTGTGAATTGAACGTATTATTTCTTGGAACTTTGATGTGAAAGGTTCTTGTAACGTCTGGCATATGATATCCATTTAAGAGACTCCTTTTTGGAAAGCATTCTCCCTTACCATCTTGTGAATATCCAAACCCTACACACTTGCAATCATTAAGGCAAGCATTTTTGCATTTTTCAAAGCTCATTCCAATTCCATACGTGTTCAAATCATTACCATAGTAATCGGTGTTGAGAAGCTTGATAAAATCCAACTCATCGTTCGAAATCGAAACGCCACACGATAGATTAAACCGAGGCGTGCATCCTTTCGACCAATCCGAAGAATCGGTTTGGTTGAAAATAACCGGACAAAAGCAAGTGGGTACAGGGGTATAACCGCAAATACCATTAGCACCACAAATCCCATGAACCTTACAAGAATCTAAAGAAGTTCCTGGAAGCCATGAGATTTCCCAGAGACCGTTTGATGAATCCAAGGTGTAAAGCCTCGGAATTCCATCATAATCCAATGTAAGCCGTCTTTTAAATCCTAACCCATAGTCTGTTGAATTGAACTTCAAATTATCACTCGATCTAAAACTTCCCATCTCATTAAAAACCGCTATTCTAGAGCTATTATAAGGTGTCCTTTTATTAACAAAGATAGTTGTATCTACTCTTGGCCAATAAACACTTGAATACAAAGGACCGTCATAGATTAGATTCATGACATTATTGTCATCAAATTTCAACTTATAAAAACCAGATAAATAAATACCTGGTCTTCTCGCCGAAACCAAAGTCGTGTTCCTAATAAGCGGTTGGTTCGGTACAAGCGTGTCGGTTGGGTGACCGAAACTCTCCCATACGACAGTTCGACCGTTGTATGTAGCCAAAATAAGATTCCCCGACTCGAGAAGCATTAGTTCCACGTGGGTTTTCGAATAAGTGTCACTAGACCACGCAATCGAACCATCTGCATCGGTTAAGACTAGATTGGCAGTTCTTTGTAGCGAAAGGCTCGACCTTTTGCTACTAACTGGCTTATCTCTGTTAGCCATCCAAATAACTGTTTTGTTCAATGAGTGGGTATACCAGATTGCATAGGAATAGGCATTAGTTCCCACTTTGTAGAATCCACTTGAAAATGTCCCTTTTGGTGAGATTAAATAGTCGCCTTCTTTCTCGACGGATAAAGATTTTGTAAGGCTTAAGCTCGATAATCCGGTTGTTTCTGCTCCAAGACACACATTAAGGAAGAAGATCACATACATCATCATGACTTCCATGGATATGGAATGGATGGATCTCaggagttttttttgtttagatttcatttgaaaaactaaacaattctGAGTCTTTATAGTAATAGAATCCAGTCATACGTCACAACTAGGTTCGTTGAGGTGAGATATGGCCAATGAACATTCAAATCTAAATTGgactttcaattttttaatgtgGATATATTTCGTACATTACTGAAAATTGATTATCAAGTGGATTTTGatatatgtaattatttatagctagtattattgttatttgtttAGTACCacgaattattatattttataggtAAATGTTTTTGTCTTTTTATGAAAGTCAACTATATGAAAGGTTATACAAAAGTATATATTTGAATGGGGTATATAAGAGTATTTTAGACTTTAATTAGTTGGTGTTGAAtagaattttgaattaaaattgtgggtttattgaaattttaatgtttttttgatCATATAAATTGTATATGAATTTGTAATCTTCACTTTTAGGTTCACATTTAAGAGTCTGCTATCAATTTAACCGAATTACACCATGATTAGATGAAATCAGAGTAATTAcagataatttcattttttaaataaatttaaatttggtcaTACAATGTCTgttataacttattaaaaataaatatatatggcGGAGTACGAGATATTGAATCGACTTAATactattcaaaaaaaattattaattgagtCCGTAAATCTAAAAACGACTCAAGCTCGAGGCAATAGAAATCTGATCCACAAAAGTATAATTATATAGGTTTCCATAAATAAAATGTACATAAACTCAGAAAGCTCATTCTATAATGGATGGTTTCACACAATCAAACATCTCATGAGTCTCTTTCATAAAGAAGAAATCCTTCTAGACGTTTTCTTTAAATATCTcttagataattataatatttttctcacattttttt is drawn from Impatiens glandulifera chromosome 3, dImpGla2.1, whole genome shotgun sequence and contains these coding sequences:
- the LOC124930006 gene encoding putative receptor protein kinase ZmPK1, with the protein product MEVMMMYVIFFLNVCLGAETTGLSSLSLTKSLSVEKEGDYLISPKGTFSSGFYKVGTNAYSYAIWYTHSLNKTVIWMANRDKPVSSKRSSLSLQRTANLVLTDADGSIAWSSDTYSKTHVELMLLESGNLILATYNGRTVVWESFGHPTDTLVPNQPLIRNTTLVSARRPGIYLSGFYKLKFDDNNVMNLIYDGPLYSSVYWPRVDTTIFVNKRTPYNSSRIAVFNEMGSFRSSDNLKFNSTDYGLGFKRRLTLDYDGIPRLYTLDSSNGLWEISWLPGTSLDSCKVHGICGANGICGYTPVPTCFCPVIFNQTDSSDWSKGCTPRFNLSCGVSISNDELDFIKLLNTDYYGNDLNTYGIGMSFEKCKNACLNDCKCVGFGYSQDGKGECFPKRSLLNGYHMPDVTRTFHIKVPRNNTFNSQLLSGLNCSMKVLDLNVRNVLYYDDQGQKNPYIKYLIAFVGSFAVIETICIVIGWRLIFPRHIHEEFENMGYILLAMGFKRFSLAELKRATQNFKEEIGKGGFGTVYKGVIDNGRVVAVKRLEGVLQGEAEFWAEVSIIGKLNHKNLVKLWGFCVDDDQKLLVYEYMENGSLDKNLSSLDFDKRYNIALGTAKGLLYIHEECLEWILHCDVKPQNILLDERHEAKVADFGMSKLLKDNSEVNDTSFSRVRGTRGYLAPEWMKNQTINAKADVYSYGIVLLELISGKRAWFPVVMKQDDDQHEGSLSSVLKHKGHNHLKKDDDQYYLLVDWVREKMKEGKIMEVLDPSIGGEYDKEKVERLMRVALMCVLEDRDKRPAMSEVVELLTQYDECSQGQDDDV